A section of the Rhodospirillales bacterium genome encodes:
- a CDS encoding cell division protein ZapE: MPALAERYAALVRTGEIQRDPAQERAVAAMDGFRRHFLTVRGRTPGLIDRLRGRKSPATGLYLYGGVGRGKTMLMDLLVASLPPERVRRVHFHAFMLEIHARLKAVREGGAPDDFIPRVAQDIARDTDLLCFDELHVNDIADAMILGPLFVALMDAGVSVVATSNYRPDDLYANGLQRARFLPFIALIKARMGVCHVEGPTDYRHRALSERGTWFHPLNGHSRDAMAALFETLTGHRNPGPSSIEVDGRDLPLLHADARCAWLTFDVLCRENRGASDYLALGAVFEIVFLDAIPEMGEAQRNEARRFMTLIDTLYDTRRVLVARAATAPQSLYTGDSNKFEWDRTVSRLLEMQSPAWFAHKA, from the coding sequence ATGCCCGCGCTGGCCGAACGTTATGCCGCGCTGGTGCGGACGGGCGAAATCCAGCGCGACCCGGCGCAGGAACGCGCCGTTGCCGCCATGGATGGATTCCGCCGCCATTTTCTCACGGTGCGGGGGCGTACGCCTGGCCTGATCGACCGTTTGCGCGGGCGCAAATCACCGGCCACCGGCCTGTATTTGTATGGCGGGGTCGGGCGCGGCAAGACCATGCTGATGGATCTGCTGGTCGCAAGCCTGCCGCCCGAACGCGTCCGCCGCGTCCATTTCCATGCCTTCATGCTGGAAATCCATGCCCGCCTCAAGGCCGTGCGCGAAGGCGGCGCGCCGGACGATTTTATCCCGCGCGTGGCGCAAGACATCGCGCGCGACACCGATCTTCTGTGTTTCGACGAACTGCACGTCAACGACATCGCCGATGCGATGATCCTTGGCCCGCTTTTCGTGGCGTTGATGGATGCGGGCGTCAGCGTGGTTGCGACCTCGAATTACCGACCGGACGACCTGTACGCGAACGGGCTGCAACGCGCCCGGTTTTTACCCTTTATCGCGCTGATCAAGGCGCGTATGGGCGTATGCCATGTGGAAGGCCCCACCGATTACCGGCACCGCGCCTTGTCCGAACGCGGTACATGGTTCCACCCCTTGAACGGCCATAGCCGCGACGCGATGGCCGCCTTGTTTGAAACGCTGACCGGGCACCGCAACCCCGGCCCGTCAAGCATAGAGGTCGATGGCCGCGACCTCCCGCTTTTGCACGCCGATGCGCGCTGTGCATGGCTGACCTTCGACGTTTTGTGCCGGGAAAACCGGGGCGCGTCCGATTACCTGGCGCTGGGCGCCGTGTTTGAAATCGTCTTTCTTGATGCCATACCCGAAATGGGCGAGGCGCAGCGCAACGAAGCGCGGCGCTTCATGACCCTGATCGACACGCTGTATGATACCAGACGCGTACTGGTCGCCCGTGCCGCCACCGCGCCGCAATCGCTTTACACCGGGGATTCCAACAAATTTGAATGGGACCGGACCGTCAGCCGCCTGCTGGAGATGCAATCTCCGGCATGGTTTGCCCATAAAGCTTGA
- the tatA gene encoding twin-arginine translocase TatA/TatE family subunit produces the protein MGLSIGHILLVVLVVLILFGAGKLPDVMGDLAKGVKNFKKGLNEDDDTPNDKSNPKAG, from the coding sequence ATGGGCTTGAGTATCGGTCACATTCTTCTGGTCGTGCTGGTCGTGCTGATCCTGTTCGGCGCGGGCAAGCTGCCCGACGTCATGGGCGATCTGGCCAAGGGCGTCAAAAACTTCAAAAAGGGTTTGAACGAAGACGACGACACCCCGAACGACAAGTCCAACCCCAAGGCGGGGTAA
- a CDS encoding phosphoglucosamine mutase, giving the protein MTRKYFGTDGIRGRANQHPMTADVALRVAMAAGAVLRAGAGKPHNRVVIGKDTRLSGYMIEQAMSAGFLAMGMDVVLLGPMPTPAVAMLTRSLRADLGVMISASHNPYADNGIKLFGGDGYKLSDAIETAIEARIDNPDPALAQPTDLGRASRLDDASGRYIEFVKGTFPRGQTLAGLRVVVDCAHGAAYRVAPQVLWELQADVIPLGISPNGLNINQGCGATDTALLQKTVVENGADLGIALDGDADRLIMVDETGARVDGDQLMAIIAKSWKEAGGLRNGTVVATVMSNLGLERYLEKLGLRLERTAVGDRYVVERMREGGFNLGGEQSGHMVLSDFATTGDGLIAALQVLAVLRGQGGKDSGLKMSQLARTFEPVPQILESVRFAAGANPLEDAGVRAAIDGAGKSLEGKGRILVRASGTEPVIRVMAEGDDAGAVRRIVEDVCATIKAVA; this is encoded by the coding sequence ATGACCAGAAAATATTTCGGCACTGACGGCATCCGCGGCCGCGCCAACCAGCACCCGATGACGGCCGACGTCGCCCTGCGGGTCGCAATGGCGGCGGGCGCGGTTTTGCGCGCCGGTGCGGGCAAACCGCACAACCGCGTCGTGATCGGCAAGGATACCCGCCTGTCGGGCTATATGATTGAACAGGCAATGTCCGCCGGCTTTCTGGCCATGGGTATGGACGTTGTGTTGCTCGGCCCCATGCCGACGCCCGCGGTGGCGATGCTCACACGCTCGCTGCGCGCCGATCTTGGCGTGATGATCTCGGCCTCGCACAACCCTTATGCCGATAACGGCATCAAGCTGTTCGGCGGCGACGGCTATAAACTTTCCGATGCGATCGAAACCGCGATCGAGGCGCGGATCGACAATCCCGACCCGGCGCTGGCCCAGCCCACCGATCTTGGCCGCGCCAGCCGCCTCGACGACGCTTCCGGCCGCTATATCGAATTCGTCAAGGGGACATTCCCCCGTGGCCAGACCCTTGCGGGCCTGCGCGTCGTGGTCGATTGCGCCCATGGTGCGGCCTATCGCGTGGCGCCGCAGGTGTTGTGGGAATTGCAGGCCGACGTGATCCCGCTTGGCATCTCGCCCAACGGGCTCAACATCAATCAGGGCTGCGGCGCGACCGATACCGCGCTTTTGCAAAAAACCGTGGTCGAAAACGGCGCGGATCTGGGTATCGCGCTCGACGGCGACGCCGACCGCCTGATCATGGTCGATGAAACCGGCGCCCGCGTTGACGGTGACCAATTGATGGCGATTATCGCCAAATCGTGGAAAGAGGCGGGCGGGCTGCGCAATGGCACCGTGGTGGCAACGGTTATGTCCAATCTTGGGCTGGAACGCTATCTCGAAAAACTCGGCCTTCGCCTTGAGCGCACCGCCGTTGGCGACCGCTATGTCGTCGAACGCATGCGCGAGGGCGGGTTTAATCTGGGCGGTGAGCAATCGGGCCACATGGTCCTGTCCGATTTTGCCACGACCGGCGACGGGCTGATCGCAGCGCTTCAGGTGCTTGCGGTCCTGCGCGGGCAGGGCGGCAAGGACAGCGGGCTTAAAATGTCGCAGCTTGCGCGCACGTTTGAACCTGTTCCCCAGATACTTGAAAGTGTACGCTTTGCGGCGGGTGCGAATCCGCTGGAAGATGCGGGGGTTCGGGCCGCGATCGATGGCGCGGGCAAAAGCCTTGAAGGCAAGGGCCGGATTCTGGTCCGCGCTTCGGGGACCGAGCCGGTGATCCGCGTCATGGCCGAAGGCGACGACGCGGGCGCAGTCCGCAGGATTGTCGAGGATGTCTGTGCCACCATCAAGGCGGTCGCCTGA
- the carA gene encoding glutamine-hydrolyzing carbamoyl-phosphate synthase small subunit produces the protein MTRAPAPTAVLVLSDGSVFYGHGFGAEAEMVGEICFNTSMTGYQEILTDPSYAGQIITFTFPHIGNVGTNPEDIETINPAARGMIVHERVTDSSNWRAGQGLDQWLRHHNLPGISGVDTRALTRRIRDAGAPNGVISHRADGVFDIPTLKARAQEWPGLDGMDLAIEVSCQQRYSWDEALWSLEGGYARQTQPKYHVVAIDYGAKRNILRCLADAGCAVTVVPAQTSAEDILALKPDGVFLSNGPGDPAATGQYAVPVIRALLDARMPIFGICLGHQMLALALGGKTKKMHLGHRGANQPVKDLTTGKVEITSQNHGFCVMPETLPPNVQVTHVSLFDGSNEGLACSDRPAFSVQYHPEASPGPHDSHYLFGRFVDMIAAHKAGRKAA, from the coding sequence ATGACCCGTGCCCCCGCCCCCACCGCCGTACTGGTTTTAAGCGACGGGAGCGTGTTTTACGGCCATGGTTTCGGGGCCGAGGCCGAGATGGTGGGCGAAATCTGTTTCAACACGTCGATGACCGGGTATCAGGAGATTTTGACCGACCCGTCCTATGCCGGGCAGATCATCACCTTCACATTTCCGCATATCGGCAACGTGGGCACCAACCCGGAAGATATCGAAACCATCAACCCCGCCGCGCGCGGGATGATCGTGCACGAGCGCGTGACTGATTCCAGCAACTGGCGCGCGGGTCAGGGACTCGACCAGTGGCTGCGGCATCACAACCTGCCGGGCATCAGCGGTGTCGATACCCGTGCCTTGACCCGGCGCATTCGCGATGCAGGCGCGCCCAACGGCGTCATCAGCCATCGCGCGGATGGTGTTTTCGATATTCCGACGCTAAAAGCCCGGGCGCAGGAGTGGCCGGGGCTGGACGGCATGGATCTTGCGATCGAGGTGTCGTGCCAGCAACGCTATAGCTGGGACGAGGCCCTGTGGTCGCTGGAAGGCGGCTATGCCCGCCAGACCCAGCCGAAATACCACGTCGTGGCGATCGATTACGGAGCCAAGCGCAACATCCTGCGCTGTCTGGCCGATGCGGGTTGCGCCGTCACCGTGGTGCCTGCGCAGACATCGGCCGAAGATATTCTGGCGCTTAAACCCGACGGGGTGTTCCTGTCGAACGGACCGGGCGACCCGGCGGCAACCGGGCAGTATGCCGTGCCTGTCATCCGCGCCCTTCTGGACGCCAGAATGCCGATTTTCGGCATCTGTCTTGGGCACCAGATGCTGGCGCTGGCGCTGGGCGGCAAGACCAAAAAAATGCATCTGGGGCATCGCGGCGCCAACCAGCCGGTCAAGGACCTGACCACCGGCAAGGTCGAGATCACCAGCCAAAACCACGGGTTCTGCGTCATGCCCGAAACCCTGCCCCCCAATGTGCAGGTCACGCATGTCAGCCTGTTCGACGGATCGAACGAAGGATTGGCGTGCAGCGATCGGCCCGCGTTTTCGGTGCAATACCACCCCGAAGCCAGCCCCGGCCCGCATGATTCCCATTACCTGTTCGGGCGCTTCGTCGATATGATCGCGGCGCACAAGGCCGGGCGCAAAGCCGCGTAA
- a CDS encoding HNH endonuclease produces the protein MLGSGGHPDMYPALVLNADFRPLSYYPLSLWPWEEAVKAVFRDSVTVLAEYDRIVHSPSTAMKLPSVLALREYVPAVQTPAFTRFNVFLRDQWKCQYCGERFKTQQLTFDHVIPRSRGGRTSWDNIVTACRPCNTAKGRLLPHECGMFPRIEPFRPGLHELQMQGRKFPPSFLHQSWHDFLYWDSELES, from the coding sequence ATGCTCGGATCCGGCGGCCACCCTGACATGTACCCGGCCCTGGTTCTGAATGCCGATTTTCGTCCACTCAGCTATTACCCGCTTTCCCTCTGGCCGTGGGAGGAGGCGGTCAAGGCCGTCTTCCGTGACAGCGTCACGGTGCTGGCAGAATACGACCGCATCGTGCATTCACCCTCTACCGCGATGAAACTGCCCAGCGTGCTGGCCTTGCGGGAATACGTGCCCGCCGTCCAGACGCCGGCCTTCACGCGCTTTAACGTATTCCTGCGCGACCAATGGAAATGCCAATATTGCGGCGAACGCTTCAAGACCCAGCAACTGACCTTCGATCACGTCATTCCGCGCTCGCGCGGCGGGCGCACCAGCTGGGACAACATCGTTACCGCCTGCCGCCCCTGTAACACGGCGAAAGGCCGTCTGCTGCCCCATGAATGCGGCATGTTCCCGCGCATCGAGCCCTTTCGCCCCGGTCTGCACGAACTGCAGATGCAGGGCCGCAAATTCCCGCCCAGCTTTCTGCATCAAAGCTGGCACGACTTCCTGTACTGGGATTCCGAACTGGAAAGTTGA
- a CDS encoding dienelactone hydrolase family protein — MQDLNAYRYGPLAAGKPHNLVVLLHGLGSNGQDLISLAPVWAAEMPNTLFVSPDAPFVCDMAPPGFDGSFQWFSLREWTQEAMLKGAENAFPIVDNFLDKLLKSTGLSEDKMVLAGFSQGTMMALYAALRRKNACAGILGYSGALLGGGQLKNANIHKIPTCLIHGGVDNVVPITAWHQAIDQLRDADIPVEGEIIPGLAHGIDDRGIKIGSRFLRQCLGS; from the coding sequence ATACAGGATTTGAACGCCTACCGTTATGGCCCGCTGGCGGCGGGCAAGCCGCACAATCTTGTCGTGTTGCTGCATGGTCTTGGCTCCAACGGACAGGACTTGATTTCGCTTGCGCCCGTCTGGGCGGCGGAAATGCCCAACACGTTGTTTGTCAGCCCGGACGCGCCCTTTGTCTGCGATATGGCCCCGCCGGGTTTTGACGGCAGTTTTCAGTGGTTTTCCCTGCGTGAATGGACGCAGGAAGCGATGCTTAAGGGTGCGGAAAACGCCTTTCCGATTGTGGATAACTTTCTGGATAAGCTGTTGAAATCGACAGGACTATCGGAAGACAAAATGGTGCTGGCTGGGTTTTCGCAAGGAACGATGATGGCGCTATACGCGGCGCTACGCCGCAAAAACGCATGCGCCGGCATTCTGGGATATTCCGGCGCACTACTGGGTGGCGGGCAGCTCAAGAACGCGAATATCCACAAAATACCCACATGCCTGATTCATGGGGGCGTCGACAACGTGGTTCCCATAACCGCATGGCATCAGGCCATCGACCAGCTCAGGGATGCGGACATTCCGGTGGAGGGTGAGATCATTCCCGGCCTTGCCCATGGCATCGACGATCGGGGTATAAAGATCGGTTCACGCTTCTTAAGGCAATGCTTGGGCTCCTAA
- a CDS encoding DNA primase — protein MLVPKSFLDDLRARLRLSDIINRRVKLTRAGREFRACCPFHHEKSPSFYVNDEKGFYHCFGCGAHGDHIGFLMRHDNRGFMDAIEELAAQAGLQVPRPSPQEMERQSRRERLIRLMEAATVFYAARLFENRDVLDYLTGRGLTLDTIHAFRLGYAPPGKEVLAEMRKAGYADDELLEAGLARRSDRDGGLFPFFRDRVMFPVGDRRGQSIAFGARILPDHLRPPAPDAPKPPKYINSGETPLFQKGHMLYNESRARAAAAKGEPVVVCEGYADVIALWQAGFTGAVAPLGTALTEAQIGALWSMIPDGAETGVREPILCFDGDAAGQRAATRAMDRILPLLTAGVSARFAFLTDGMDPDDLIRARGAAGFRQVLEKSVPLSAMIWRTLTDGRRFSTPESRAGLQKSIAGVVAAIADRAVQKQYESALKDLFYQAFNVRRRDANGPKGAGAMAARTALPDPRARGTNERTHVALAAILNFPEIFHDAEEPLGRLPIADPRLDAIRQRVLEILSDVPEMGHEELMQALEKQGFGDDLRAVMTAARLHGLSSRATSSPVQALEGLREAVGAAR, from the coding sequence ATGCTCGTCCCGAAAAGCTTCCTTGATGATCTGCGCGCGCGCCTGCGCCTGTCGGATATCATCAACCGCCGCGTAAAACTCACGCGCGCGGGGCGGGAATTCCGGGCCTGCTGTCCGTTTCACCACGAAAAGTCCCCGTCCTTTTACGTCAATGACGAAAAAGGATTCTATCACTGCTTCGGCTGCGGCGCGCATGGCGATCATATCGGCTTCCTGATGCGCCACGACAATCGCGGCTTCATGGACGCGATCGAGGAACTGGCCGCGCAGGCGGGGCTGCAGGTGCCCCGGCCCAGCCCGCAGGAAATGGAACGGCAAAGCCGCCGCGAACGCCTGATCCGGCTGATGGAGGCGGCGACGGTCTTTTACGCCGCGCGCCTGTTTGAAAACCGCGACGTGCTGGATTACCTGACCGGGCGGGGTCTGACCCTCGATACGATCCATGCCTTCCGCCTTGGCTACGCCCCGCCGGGGAAGGAGGTTCTGGCCGAAATGCGCAAGGCCGGTTATGCCGACGACGAATTGCTGGAAGCCGGGCTTGCCCGCCGATCGGATCGCGATGGCGGCCTGTTTCCCTTTTTCCGCGACCGGGTGATGTTTCCGGTCGGCGACCGGCGCGGCCAAAGCATCGCCTTTGGCGCGCGCATCCTGCCCGATCATCTGCGTCCGCCCGCGCCCGACGCGCCAAAACCGCCCAAATACATCAATTCCGGCGAAACGCCGTTGTTTCAAAAAGGGCACATGCTCTACAACGAATCGCGCGCGCGCGCGGCGGCGGCCAAGGGTGAGCCGGTGGTGGTGTGCGAAGGCTATGCCGACGTCATCGCCCTGTGGCAGGCCGGGTTTACGGGCGCGGTCGCGCCGCTTGGCACCGCGCTGACCGAGGCGCAAATCGGCGCCCTGTGGTCGATGATCCCGGACGGCGCGGAAACCGGCGTGCGCGAACCCATCCTGTGTTTCGACGGCGACGCGGCGGGCCAGCGCGCCGCCACCCGCGCGATGGACCGCATCCTGCCGCTGCTGACCGCCGGGGTTTCGGCGCGCTTTGCCTTTTTGACCGACGGCATGGACCCGGATGACCTGATTCGCGCGCGCGGGGCGGCGGGTTTCCGGCAGGTGCTGGAAAAATCCGTGCCGCTTTCCGCGATGATCTGGCGCACACTGACCGACGGGCGGCGGTTTTCCACGCCCGAATCACGCGCGGGCCTGCAAAAATCCATTGCCGGCGTGGTCGCGGCCATTGCCGACCGCGCGGTGCAAAAACAATACGAATCCGCGCTCAAAGATCTGTTCTATCAGGCCTTCAACGTCAGGCGCCGGGATGCGAACGGCCCAAAAGGGGCTGGCGCAATGGCCGCGCGCACGGCCTTGCCCGATCCGCGCGCGCGCGGGACGAATGAAAGGACGCACGTGGCTCTGGCCGCAATCCTGAACTTCCCCGAGATTTTTCATGATGCCGAGGAGCCGCTTGGTCGTCTGCCCATCGCCGACCCGCGCCTTGATGCGATCCGCCAGCGCGTTCTTGAAATCCTTTCCGACGTGCCCGAAATGGGGCATGAGGAACTGATGCAGGCCCTTGAAAAACAAGGATTTGGCGACGATTTACGGGCGGTGATGACGGCCGCAAGGCTGCATGGCTTGTCGTCCCGCGCGACCTCCAGCCCGGTTCAGGCGCTCGAAGGCTTGCGTGAGGCGGTAGGGGCCGCGCGATAA
- a CDS encoding twin-arginine translocase TatA/TatE family subunit, whose product MFGIGWSELLLIGVIVLFAFGPEDIPKIMYNLGRVVRRLHYIRYALSAQFEDFMEKSEHAARPRAEHAHDVHDAHDRHAPNHEADDDAALLAMMPLPPPSADELPHIDHDDDRPDDTAPGSGDGTGAGTPPRA is encoded by the coding sequence ATGTTCGGCATCGGCTGGAGCGAGCTTCTGCTGATCGGCGTGATCGTCCTGTTCGCCTTCGGGCCCGAGGACATCCCCAAAATCATGTATAATCTGGGCCGTGTCGTCCGGCGCCTGCATTACATTCGCTATGCCCTTTCCGCGCAGTTCGAGGATTTCATGGAAAAATCCGAACACGCCGCGCGCCCGCGGGCCGAACACGCGCACGATGTGCACGATGCGCATGACCGGCACGCACCAAATCACGAAGCCGACGACGATGCGGCGCTGCTGGCCATGATGCCGCTGCCGCCGCCTTCGGCCGACGAATTGCCCCACATAGACCATGATGATGACAGACCTGACGACACCGCACCCGGATCCGGCGACGGAACCGGGGCCGGAACACCACCACGGGCCTGA
- a CDS encoding GatB/YqeY domain-containing protein, with the protein MTDLRTRFTDDMKTAMKSGDSATLATVRLIIAQMKLKDTEGKGKIDDAGILPMLQTMVKQRQESAKIYRDNNRPELAEKEEAEIKVIETYLPKQLSVEETETAVAAIIAELGVTSAKDMGKVMAELKTRYAGQLDMSKVGPIVKSKLAA; encoded by the coding sequence ATGACCGATCTGCGCACCCGTTTTACCGATGACATGAAAACCGCGATGAAAAGCGGCGATTCCGCGACTCTGGCGACCGTCCGCCTGATCATCGCCCAGATGAAGCTCAAGGACACCGAGGGCAAGGGCAAGATCGACGATGCCGGCATCCTGCCGATGCTCCAGACCATGGTGAAGCAGCGCCAGGAATCCGCGAAAATCTACCGCGATAACAACCGCCCCGAACTGGCCGAAAAGGAAGAGGCGGAGATCAAGGTCATCGAAACTTATCTGCCCAAACAGCTTTCGGTCGAGGAAACGGAAACCGCCGTCGCCGCGATCATCGCCGAACTGGGTGTCACCTCGGCCAAGGATATGGGGAAGGTGATGGCCGAACTCAAGACCCGCTATGCCGGACAGCTGGACATGTCCAAAGTCGGCCCGATCGTCAAATCCAAACTGGCGGCATGA
- the tatC gene encoding twin-arginine translocase subunit TatC codes for MTDLTTPHPDPATEPGPEHHHGPDGKTAVIAHLIELRRRLIASFLALAAMTCVCYVFRDDILAVLIAPLAKSMGDGSTHRLIYTSLTEAFFTALKISFLTALFVTLPFILMQIWKFVAPGLYQREQGALLPFLIATPVLFVLGGLLVYFFVMPMAWKFFLGFQTSGAQTVLPIQLEARIADYLNLIITLIFAFGLCFQLPVLLMLLARVGFVSAADLTSRRKYAIVIAFVVAAIMTPPDVISQTMLAVPIILLYELSIFLIRRMEKDRERAAARAQV; via the coding sequence ATGACAGACCTGACGACACCGCACCCGGATCCGGCGACGGAACCGGGGCCGGAACACCACCACGGGCCTGACGGCAAGACCGCCGTCATCGCCCATTTGATCGAGCTGCGCCGCCGCCTGATCGCAAGCTTCCTTGCGCTCGCGGCGATGACCTGCGTGTGCTACGTCTTTCGCGACGATATCCTTGCGGTGCTGATCGCGCCTCTGGCGAAATCCATGGGCGACGGGTCGACCCACCGCCTGATCTACACCAGCCTGACCGAGGCGTTTTTCACCGCCCTCAAAATATCCTTTCTGACCGCGCTGTTCGTGACGCTGCCCTTCATCCTGATGCAAATCTGGAAATTCGTGGCGCCGGGCCTGTACCAGCGCGAGCAGGGGGCTTTGCTGCCCTTTCTGATCGCCACGCCGGTGCTGTTCGTGCTTGGCGGGTTGCTGGTTTATTTCTTCGTGATGCCGATGGCGTGGAAATTCTTTCTGGGCTTTCAGACATCGGGCGCGCAGACCGTGCTGCCCATCCAGCTTGAGGCGCGGATCGCCGACTACCTCAACCTGATCATCACCCTGATCTTCGCCTTTGGCCTGTGCTTTCAATTGCCGGTGCTGTTGATGCTGCTGGCCCGCGTCGGTTTCGTGTCGGCGGCGGACCTGACATCGCGCCGCAAATACGCGATTGTCATCGCCTTCGTCGTCGCCGCGATCATGACACCGCCCGACGTGATCAGCCAGACCATGCTGGCGGTGCCGATTATCCTGCTTTACGAACTTTCGATCTTTCTGATCAGGCGCATGGAAAAGGACCGCGAACGGGCCGCCGCCCGCGCGCAAGTATAA
- a CDS encoding GNAT family N-acetyltransferase produces MSKPVFRTADVSASPALLRDAPYLLKLFNAPENGSAGGQPDITYDDVMDAISEQRKAGLQSAHDSWIVVLRKRRTRQRIGFGTVTRSEFGDSLADVGLILHPAYQRRGYGPQVLRGLASFAFNCAAFRDTQIVTANINPARHEAVRLMAKAGFQAGALHKGHYCNGGVMEDTQVYYLSRESMPGPY; encoded by the coding sequence ATGTCAAAGCCCGTCTTCCGTACTGCGGACGTTTCCGCCAGTCCGGCCCTGCTGCGCGATGCGCCCTATTTGCTGAAACTGTTCAACGCGCCTGAAAACGGCAGCGCGGGCGGCCAGCCGGATATCACATATGACGACGTCATGGACGCGATCAGCGAGCAGCGCAAAGCCGGACTTCAATCCGCGCATGACAGCTGGATCGTCGTCCTGCGCAAGCGTAGAACGCGGCAGCGTATCGGGTTCGGCACCGTCACGCGCTCGGAATTCGGCGACAGTCTGGCGGATGTGGGATTGATCCTGCATCCGGCCTATCAGCGACGCGGTTACGGTCCGCAAGTTTTACGCGGCCTTGCCAGTTTCGCCTTCAACTGCGCAGCGTTTCGTGACACCCAGATCGTGACAGCCAATATCAATCCGGCACGGCACGAGGCCGTGCGCCTGATGGCGAAAGCCGGTTTTCAGGCGGGTGCGCTGCATAAGGGCCATTACTGCAACGGGGGTGTCATGGAGGACACGCAGGTCTATTACCTGTCGCGCGAATCCATGCCCGGGCCTTATTGA
- a CDS encoding bifunctional hydroxymethylpyrimidine kinase/phosphomethylpyrimidine kinase, producing the protein MSNGIVLAVDMTDPSGGKGAYAAIKTAQALGGYAQVAVSAVSVQTPEQMLGIWPVPAAVVVDQMRAAFSSYSVGAILLGLLPGKDVIDAVGDLLDNLKPKVPVIVDPVIESRDGKRFLDKPDIDALKRRILIHADLLMPSIGEAEHLTGQAIRDEQTMEHAAEMLLTLGARNVLLKGETLEREKIYEIYVDDRRTQVFESERLPGRNIHGAGSTLAAAAAVLVAQGNTPRESVVRARAYLEEMIRNASDFDGEASVPLRHAAQ; encoded by the coding sequence ATGAGTAACGGAATTGTTCTGGCTGTCGATATGACCGACCCAAGCGGCGGGAAGGGGGCCTATGCGGCCATCAAGACCGCGCAGGCATTGGGCGGTTACGCGCAGGTCGCGGTTTCCGCCGTATCGGTCCAGACCCCGGAACAGATGCTGGGCATCTGGCCGGTGCCCGCCGCGGTGGTGGTCGACCAGATGCGCGCGGCGTTTTCATCCTACAGCGTCGGGGCGATCTTACTGGGCCTGCTACCGGGCAAGGACGTGATCGATGCGGTCGGCGACCTGCTCGATAACCTTAAGCCGAAAGTCCCGGTGATCGTCGACCCGGTGATCGAAAGCCGCGATGGCAAACGTTTCCTAGACAAACCCGATATCGACGCGCTCAAGCGCCGCATCCTGATCCATGCCGACCTGCTGATGCCCAGCATCGGCGAGGCCGAGCATTTGACCGGGCAAGCCATCAGGGACGAGCAAACGATGGAACACGCGGCTGAAATGCTGCTGACCCTGGGTGCGCGCAACGTGCTGCTGAAGGGCGAAACGCTGGAACGCGAAAAGATATACGAAATCTATGTCGATGACCGTCGCACGCAGGTCTTTGAATCCGAACGTCTGCCGGGCCGTAATATCCATGGTGCCGGCTCGACTCTGGCGGCGGCGGCGGCGGTGCTGGTGGCGCAGGGCAACACCCCGCGCGAATCGGTTGTCCGTGCCCGCGCCTACCTTGAGGAAATGATCCGCAACGCCTCGGATTTCGATGGCGAAGCATCCGTCCCCTTGCGCCACGCGGCCCAGTGA